The proteins below are encoded in one region of Planctomycetia bacterium:
- the nirB gene encoding nitrite reductase large subunit NirB produces the protein MIALNCEPTATEQIVVIGNGMVGQRFCERLIEFDTEQRYRLVTFCEEPRAAYDRVGLTSFFAHRDAEKLMLARQDWYAEHGVEIHLGDRACAIDRKHRIVRSERGAEIRYDRIILATGSYPFVPPVPGIKQRGVFVYRTIEDLQHIIEYAGHSKRCAVLGGGLLGLEAAKAAYDLGLETHIVEFAPRLMPRQVDDTGSRILVRKIEELGVQVHLGKATKSIQGEGRVERIEFGDGAMLDIDMIIVSAGIRPRDDLARETGIDVGERGGIMVDDQLATSDPRMFAIGECALHAGMVYGLVAPGYEMAEIVAANLTGATRTFQGADLSAKLKLLGVDVASFGANDAPADKATPAVFEDPFAGVYKKLLFSHDGTRLLGGILVGDASDYGRLVAHFKSTDVLPCPPLELLVGSSGGGAAAGGDVLPDSAQICSCNNVSKGAICQAIREQGLDSVAAVKSCTKAGTGCGGCLGLVTDLFQAEMKRAGKAVVQHLCEHFSYSRTELFAIIKAKELRTFANTIEHCGRGAGCEICKPAVASILASLWNEDILEPAHQTLQDTNDRFLANMQRGGLYSIVPRVPGGEITPEKLGVLADIGKEYKLYTKITGGQRIDLFGARVQDLPEIWEKLVDAGFESGHAYGKALRTVKSCVGTTWCRYGVQDSVAFAIHVENRYKGIRAPHKIKMAVSGCIRECAEAQSKDVGLIATEQGYNLYVCGNGGSKPRHAELLAADIDEATALRYIDRFLMYYIMTADRLTRTSVWCEKLEGSLDHIRDVVVHDKLNICVELEAMMQRLVDSYQCEWAAVVRNPEKRRWFRQFVNTEEEESCIEFVSERGQSRPADWPSETIALEQFRMLDGRTLATHREEQAEAPRWVRVGSVDDFPLDGGSTIKYGQTQIAVFRFDGRGEWYACQNMCPHKKAFVLSRGILGDAAGEPKVACPLHKKTYSLQDGRSLQGEEYRVSTFPVKVEDDAVYLELPPPDSLDVTLATHVGCKLATLCESNGHATAVLAGASS, from the coding sequence ATGATTGCCCTGAATTGCGAACCGACCGCGACCGAACAAATCGTTGTCATCGGCAACGGCATGGTCGGGCAGCGGTTCTGCGAACGGCTGATTGAATTCGATACGGAACAGCGCTACCGGCTCGTCACGTTTTGCGAGGAGCCTCGCGCCGCTTATGATCGCGTCGGGCTGACGTCCTTCTTCGCGCATCGCGACGCGGAGAAGTTGATGCTCGCCCGTCAGGACTGGTACGCCGAGCACGGCGTCGAAATCCATTTGGGCGATCGCGCGTGCGCGATCGATCGCAAGCATCGCATCGTCCGATCGGAACGAGGCGCGGAGATCCGCTACGATCGCATCATCCTGGCCACGGGTTCTTACCCGTTCGTGCCGCCCGTGCCGGGCATCAAGCAGCGCGGCGTCTTCGTCTATCGCACGATCGAAGACCTGCAACACATCATCGAATATGCAGGCCATTCAAAACGCTGTGCGGTGCTCGGCGGCGGCTTGTTGGGACTTGAAGCGGCGAAGGCCGCGTACGATCTCGGCCTGGAAACGCACATCGTCGAATTCGCGCCGCGTCTGATGCCGCGCCAGGTCGATGACACCGGCTCGCGCATTCTCGTGCGCAAGATTGAAGAACTTGGCGTGCAAGTCCATCTGGGCAAAGCGACCAAGTCGATCCAGGGCGAGGGCCGCGTCGAACGCATCGAGTTCGGCGACGGCGCGATGCTCGATATCGATATGATCATCGTTTCCGCGGGAATTCGCCCGCGCGACGATCTGGCGCGCGAGACCGGCATCGACGTTGGCGAGCGCGGCGGGATCATGGTCGACGATCAACTGGCCACGTCCGATCCGCGCATGTTCGCCATCGGCGAGTGCGCCTTGCATGCCGGCATGGTGTACGGCCTCGTCGCCCCCGGCTACGAGATGGCGGAAATCGTCGCCGCGAATTTGACGGGCGCAACGCGAACTTTCCAAGGCGCGGACCTCTCCGCCAAGCTGAAATTGCTCGGTGTCGACGTGGCCAGCTTTGGCGCGAACGACGCGCCGGCGGACAAGGCCACGCCCGCGGTGTTCGAAGATCCCTTTGCCGGCGTTTACAAAAAGCTGCTCTTTTCGCACGACGGCACGCGGCTGTTGGGGGGAATTCTCGTTGGCGACGCCAGCGACTATGGCCGGCTGGTGGCGCATTTCAAATCGACTGACGTGTTGCCCTGCCCGCCGTTGGAGCTGCTCGTCGGCTCTTCGGGCGGTGGCGCTGCGGCTGGCGGCGACGTCCTGCCGGACTCGGCGCAGATTTGTTCCTGCAACAATGTCTCGAAGGGGGCGATCTGCCAGGCGATTCGCGAGCAAGGGCTCGATTCCGTCGCGGCGGTGAAATCCTGCACCAAGGCCGGCACCGGCTGCGGCGGTTGCCTGGGGCTCGTGACGGATTTGTTCCAGGCCGAGATGAAGCGCGCCGGCAAGGCGGTCGTGCAACATCTCTGCGAGCATTTTTCGTACTCGCGGACCGAGCTGTTCGCCATCATCAAGGCCAAAGAACTGCGCACCTTTGCCAACACGATCGAGCATTGCGGACGCGGCGCCGGCTGCGAGATCTGCAAGCCGGCCGTGGCGTCGATTCTGGCCAGCCTTTGGAACGAGGACATCCTCGAGCCGGCGCATCAAACACTGCAAGACACGAACGATCGCTTTCTCGCCAACATGCAGCGCGGCGGACTGTACTCGATTGTCCCGCGCGTGCCGGGCGGCGAAATCACGCCGGAAAAGCTCGGCGTGTTGGCCGACATCGGCAAGGAATACAAGCTCTATACCAAGATCACCGGCGGCCAGCGCATCGATCTGTTCGGCGCGCGCGTGCAGGACTTGCCGGAAATCTGGGAAAAACTGGTCGACGCTGGTTTCGAAAGCGGCCACGCCTATGGCAAGGCGCTGCGCACGGTGAAAAGCTGCGTCGGCACCACTTGGTGTCGTTATGGAGTGCAGGATTCTGTCGCCTTCGCCATTCACGTCGAGAATCGTTACAAGGGCATCCGCGCGCCGCACAAAATCAAGATGGCGGTCTCCGGCTGCATTCGCGAATGCGCCGAGGCACAAAGCAAGGACGTCGGCCTGATCGCCACGGAGCAAGGTTACAACCTCTACGTCTGCGGCAACGGCGGTTCCAAGCCGCGCCATGCGGAGCTGTTGGCCGCCGATATCGACGAAGCCACGGCCCTGCGCTATATCGATCGCTTCTTGATGTACTACATCATGACGGCCGATCGTCTCACCCGGACGTCCGTCTGGTGCGAGAAACTCGAAGGGAGCCTCGACCACATCCGCGACGTCGTCGTGCATGACAAATTGAACATCTGCGTCGAACTCGAAGCGATGATGCAGCGGCTCGTCGATAGCTATCAATGCGAATGGGCCGCCGTGGTGCGCAACCCAGAGAAGCGCCGCTGGTTCCGGCAGTTCGTCAACACCGAAGAAGAGGAGTCCTGCATCGAGTTCGTTTCCGAACGCGGTCAGTCGCGGCCGGCGGATTGGCCAAGCGAAACGATTGCCTTGGAGCAATTCCGCATGCTGGACGGTCGCACGCTTGCGACGCATCGCGAAGAGCAGGCCGAAGCGCCACGCTGGGTCCGCGTCGGCAGCGTGGACGACTTTCCGCTCGACGGCGGCAGCACGATCAAGTACGGACAAACGCAAATCGCCGTCTTCCGCTTCGACGGCCGCGGCGAATGGTATGCCTGTCAGAACATGTGCCCGCACAAGAAGGCGTTTGTGCTCTCGCGCGGCATCCTCGGCGACGCGGCCGGCGAACCGAAGGTAGCCTGCCCATTGCACAAAAAGACGTATTCGCTGCAAGACGGCCGCTCCTTGCAAGGCGAGGAATATCGCGTCAGTACGTTCCCGGTGAAGGTGGAAGACGACGCCGTGTACCTTGAACTGCCGCCGCCCGACTCGCTGGACGTCACGCTGGCGACGCACGTCGGCTGCAAGCTGGCGACGCTCTGCGAGTCCAACGGCCACGCGACCGCAGTCTTGGCCGGGGCGAGTTCGTAA
- a CDS encoding ATP-binding protein has product MAESLLPHTADRLVRRLSVRYLLVLVAVAALVGLDQIVVQPLLQHLGEFAPVINVAGRQRMLSQKLTKASLAYQAAPTPEERERRRVELRSTLDQWVAGHRALLEGDVAIGIARIHTPEIDEQWHALQPHWQAMRDAARSLAELPATDAVGDTARLVAIVLEHERRYLPTMDGIVKLLEQAAARQVTRLRLCALSIDSAVILLLLGLGSFVVRPATRAIGSQVEQLEARVALRTEELDQANMALRREIAERERAEASQQHLAAQLAHASRITTMGHLTAGLAHELNQPLAAIANFAEASDVLLDQTNVDETRLREHARQIQQAALRAGQIVRGMRNFVQPQRGSRNPLDLNALVREVIEFCRPEMLRRQVECESTLTSAPLVVAADRIQVQQVLVNLLQNAMDALDASPVAERRIEVRTSEADGFAQVDVVDNGPGVAAELVDAMFQPFHTTKTNGLGIGLSISRSIVEQHLGRIWATSSVGAGAKFCFSLPCFHEYEHPRTETADSLCR; this is encoded by the coding sequence ATGGCCGAATCGTTACTGCCCCACACCGCTGATCGCCTAGTCCGCCGCCTGAGCGTCCGTTATCTGTTGGTGTTAGTGGCCGTGGCGGCTTTGGTTGGGCTGGACCAAATCGTCGTGCAGCCATTGCTGCAACATCTCGGCGAGTTCGCCCCCGTCATCAACGTAGCCGGCCGCCAGCGGATGCTGAGCCAGAAGTTGACGAAGGCGTCCCTGGCGTACCAGGCGGCGCCCACGCCTGAGGAGCGTGAACGACGTCGCGTCGAGCTCCGTTCGACCTTGGACCAATGGGTGGCGGGGCATCGCGCGTTGCTGGAAGGGGACGTGGCGATCGGCATCGCGCGGATTCACACTCCCGAGATCGACGAACAATGGCACGCCTTGCAGCCGCATTGGCAGGCCATGCGCGACGCCGCTCGAAGCCTGGCAGAATTGCCTGCGACCGATGCCGTTGGCGACACTGCCCGGCTCGTCGCGATCGTGCTGGAACATGAGCGCCGTTACCTGCCGACGATGGATGGCATCGTCAAACTCTTGGAACAAGCCGCGGCGCGGCAGGTCACGCGCCTCCGCCTCTGTGCCCTGTCAATCGACTCGGCCGTGATCCTCTTGTTGCTTGGCTTAGGCAGTTTCGTGGTGCGGCCGGCGACGCGAGCGATTGGCTCGCAGGTGGAACAACTTGAGGCGCGGGTGGCGCTCCGCACCGAAGAGCTCGACCAAGCGAACATGGCGTTACGGCGCGAAATCGCCGAACGCGAACGGGCCGAGGCCAGCCAGCAACACTTGGCGGCGCAGCTCGCGCATGCCTCCCGAATCACGACCATGGGCCACCTCACGGCCGGCTTGGCGCATGAGCTGAATCAACCGTTAGCAGCGATCGCCAACTTCGCCGAGGCCAGCGACGTCTTGCTCGACCAAACCAATGTGGACGAAACCCGGTTGCGAGAGCACGCGAGGCAGATTCAGCAGGCCGCGCTACGGGCAGGCCAAATCGTTCGCGGCATGCGCAACTTCGTTCAACCGCAACGCGGCTCGCGGAATCCGCTCGACCTGAACGCACTCGTCCGCGAAGTCATCGAGTTCTGCCGCCCAGAGATGCTGCGGCGTCAGGTGGAGTGCGAATCGACGTTGACGTCCGCTCCGCTGGTCGTGGCCGCCGATCGCATTCAAGTCCAGCAAGTGCTGGTGAACTTACTACAGAACGCCATGGACGCGCTCGATGCTTCGCCGGTCGCGGAGCGGCGGATCGAGGTCCGCACCTCGGAGGCCGACGGCTTCGCCCAGGTCGACGTCGTCGACAACGGACCGGGCGTGGCAGCCGAGCTCGTCGACGCGATGTTCCAACCGTTCCACACGACCAAAACGAACGGTCTGGGGATTGGGCTATCGATTTCACGCTCGATCGTCGAGCAGCATTTGGGACGGATTTGGGCTACCTCGTCGGTGGGCGCGGGGGCCAAGTTTTGTTTTTCGCTACCTTGTTTCCATGAATATGAGCATCCGCGAACCGAAACAGCCGACAGTCTTTGTCGTTGA
- a CDS encoding response regulator — protein sequence MNMSIREPKQPTVFVVDDDRQMRESLTALLSALGFPVRTFASGAEFRADYDRDTPGCLLLDIRMPEEDGLKTYERMICDGQRLPVIFITAHADVTTAVAAMKTGAIEFLEKPFDRLSLLELVGKAIELDAQWRRRDDEFTSLNDRINRLNSRERETLALILAGESNKIIASHLFLSQRAVEMRRASIMRKLGVESLAELLDLALTHRILSEIRTAELHPQLR from the coding sequence ATGAATATGAGCATCCGCGAACCGAAACAGCCGACAGTCTTTGTCGTTGACGACGACCGTCAAATGCGCGAGTCGCTGACGGCGCTGCTGTCCGCGCTCGGGTTTCCCGTGCGCACCTTCGCCAGCGGCGCCGAGTTTCGCGCTGACTATGATCGCGATACGCCAGGCTGCCTGCTGCTGGACATTCGCATGCCGGAAGAGGACGGCCTCAAGACCTATGAGCGGATGATCTGCGACGGCCAGCGGCTACCAGTAATCTTCATCACCGCGCATGCCGACGTCACGACCGCGGTGGCCGCCATGAAGACTGGCGCGATCGAGTTCCTGGAAAAGCCGTTCGATCGCCTATCGCTACTGGAACTCGTCGGCAAAGCGATTGAACTGGATGCGCAATGGCGCCGCCGCGACGATGAATTCACGAGCCTGAATGACCGGATTAACCGCCTCAACAGCCGCGAGCGTGAGACGCTAGCGCTGATCCTGGCCGGGGAATCGAACAAGATCATCGCCTCGCACTTGTTCCTTAGCCAACGGGCCGTCGAAATGCGCCGCGCCTCGATCATGCGCAAGCTCGGCGTCGAAAGCCTGGCGGAACTGCTCGACTTGGCCCTGACGCACCGCATCCTCTCGGAAATCCGCACCGCGGAATTGCACCCGCAGTTGAGGTAG
- the msrB gene encoding peptide-methionine (R)-S-oxide reductase MsrB, with the protein MSESESKSGAMGRSDEEWRKVLTPEQYSITRNHGTERAFTGEYWDHHEDGVYSCVACGTPLFDSETKFDSGSGWPSYFKPVSDANVATNTDRSHGMVRTEARCAACDSHLGHVFDDGPRPTGLRYCINSAALKFEGKETKK; encoded by the coding sequence ATGTCCGAATCAGAATCCAAGTCCGGCGCCATGGGTCGCAGCGATGAAGAGTGGCGAAAAGTGCTCACGCCGGAGCAGTACAGCATTACGCGCAATCACGGCACCGAACGCGCGTTCACCGGCGAATACTGGGATCACCACGAGGACGGCGTTTACAGCTGCGTGGCCTGCGGGACGCCGCTGTTCGATTCCGAAACGAAATTCGATTCCGGCAGCGGCTGGCCGAGCTACTTCAAACCGGTGAGCGACGCGAACGTCGCGACGAACACCGATCGCAGCCACGGGATGGTTCGCACCGAAGCACGCTGTGCTGCCTGCGACTCGCACCTCGGCCACGTCTTCGACGACGGCCCGCGCCCCACGGGACTGCGCTACTGCATCAACTCCGCAGCACTCAAGTTCGAGGGGAAAGAGACGAAGAAGTAA
- a CDS encoding DUF1501 domain-containing protein: MLTFSNPGGRLGRREFLRIGALSLPGLTLANQLAVAAGAARDVAHDRSVILLFLQGGPSQIETFDPKMTAPSGICSATGEVATRIPGVTFGGSFPRLAGLADRVSVVRSFRTGDGNHDIKPVVGRATAGANLGSFYSRVVGVNHPGSGIPSNIALFPRAVDPSTRPAEEGFGKFDATGALGRGYAPFIPGAGGSLQQDMQLTLPRDRLDDRRALLAELDRVKRRLDGGDANALDRYHEQAYNILVGGVAEAFDLSHEDPAVVARYDTAPLVSPDAISRKWNNHPLYADNAKTLGKLLLLARRLCESGCGFVTVTTNFVWDMHADVNNAGVAEGMEYCGRPLDHALSAFVEDVAARGLSEKILLVAVGEMGRSPRINNQGGRDHWGNLAPLLFAGGGLNMGQVVGQSTRDAGEPLSRPYQIEHLVATVLDRLFDVPQLRLVPGLPNEIIQAASGELITELV; this comes from the coding sequence GTGCTCACATTCAGCAATCCCGGCGGTCGCTTAGGTCGACGCGAATTCCTGCGCATCGGCGCGCTTTCGCTGCCAGGGCTGACCTTGGCCAACCAACTGGCCGTGGCGGCGGGCGCCGCGCGCGATGTCGCGCACGATCGCTCGGTGATTCTGCTTTTCTTGCAGGGCGGGCCGAGTCAGATCGAGACGTTCGATCCGAAAATGACCGCGCCGAGCGGCATTTGCAGCGCCACCGGCGAAGTCGCCACGAGGATACCGGGCGTTACTTTCGGCGGCTCGTTTCCGCGTTTGGCCGGATTGGCGGATCGCGTGTCGGTAGTCCGCTCGTTCCGCACCGGCGACGGTAACCACGATATCAAACCCGTCGTGGGGCGCGCCACGGCCGGCGCGAATCTTGGTTCCTTTTATTCGCGCGTCGTCGGCGTCAATCATCCGGGGAGCGGCATCCCGTCGAATATCGCGCTGTTCCCTCGCGCGGTCGATCCATCGACACGTCCGGCCGAGGAAGGTTTTGGCAAGTTCGATGCCACGGGCGCGCTGGGGCGCGGGTATGCGCCTTTCATCCCTGGCGCGGGTGGAAGTTTGCAACAAGATATGCAGCTTACGTTGCCGCGAGATCGGCTCGACGATCGCCGCGCGTTGTTGGCCGAACTCGACCGCGTCAAACGCCGGCTCGACGGCGGCGACGCGAACGCACTCGATCGCTATCACGAGCAGGCCTACAACATTCTCGTGGGCGGCGTGGCCGAGGCCTTCGATCTGTCGCACGAGGATCCCGCGGTCGTCGCGCGTTATGACACGGCGCCGTTGGTGTCACCCGACGCCATCAGCCGGAAGTGGAATAACCACCCGCTCTATGCGGACAACGCCAAGACGCTCGGCAAGCTGCTGTTGCTGGCGCGCAGGTTGTGCGAATCCGGCTGCGGGTTCGTCACCGTGACGACGAACTTCGTCTGGGATATGCACGCCGACGTCAACAACGCCGGCGTCGCGGAAGGGATGGAGTATTGCGGACGTCCGCTCGATCATGCGCTGAGCGCCTTCGTGGAGGATGTCGCCGCGCGTGGATTGAGCGAGAAGATCCTGCTCGTCGCCGTGGGCGAAATGGGGCGCTCGCCGCGCATCAACAATCAAGGAGGGCGAGATCACTGGGGCAACCTCGCGCCGCTCCTGTTCGCGGGGGGCGGACTGAACATGGGGCAAGTCGTCGGCCAATCCACGCGCGACGCAGGCGAACCACTGAGCCGGCCCTATCAAATCGAACATCTCGTCGCCACGGTGCTGGACCGGCTGTTCGACGTGCCCCAACTGCGGCTCGTGCCGGGCCTGCCCAACGAGATCATCCAGGCCGCAAGCGGCGAGTTGATTACCGAACTGGTCTGA
- a CDS encoding oxidoreductase, with protein MRCYWVERDASGAIASGIAERDPSELPPGDVTIAVEYSSLNYKDALAATGHPGVVRNFPHIPGIDAAGTVLESSSDKFAAGQQVLVTGYQLGSERWGGWSEQIRVPADWVIPLPQELSTKQAMTYGTAGFTAAQGVDLLQRHDVTPDKGEVVVTGATGGVGCLAIGMLARLGYRVVAVSGKPEAEPILKELGAAEILPRAALMDDGKKPLLAARWAGAIDTIGGAPLANIIRATQRRGCVTCCGMLAGSEVPLSVFPFILRGVTLAGIDSAECPTENRPALWKHMADDWRPAMLDQLANVVELDEVGYAAELNLRGEVIGRVVVRVN; from the coding sequence ATGCGATGCTATTGGGTGGAACGAGACGCCTCGGGCGCGATTGCCAGCGGCATCGCCGAGCGGGACCCCAGTGAATTGCCGCCGGGGGACGTGACGATCGCCGTCGAATATTCGTCGCTCAATTACAAAGACGCACTCGCGGCGACCGGTCACCCCGGCGTCGTACGTAACTTCCCGCATATCCCCGGCATCGACGCGGCGGGAACCGTATTGGAATCGAGTTCCGATAAGTTCGCCGCTGGGCAGCAGGTTTTGGTGACCGGTTACCAACTCGGCTCCGAGCGCTGGGGCGGCTGGTCCGAGCAAATTCGTGTTCCGGCCGACTGGGTGATTCCGCTCCCCCAGGAACTGTCCACGAAGCAGGCAATGACCTACGGGACCGCCGGGTTCACCGCTGCGCAAGGCGTGGACCTGCTGCAACGCCACGATGTGACCCCGGACAAAGGCGAGGTCGTCGTCACCGGAGCCACCGGCGGCGTCGGTTGCCTGGCGATCGGGATGTTGGCGCGGCTGGGTTACCGCGTCGTCGCCGTGAGTGGCAAGCCGGAGGCGGAGCCGATTCTCAAAGAACTCGGCGCCGCCGAAATTCTTCCGCGCGCGGCCCTCATGGACGACGGCAAGAAACCATTGCTCGCGGCGCGTTGGGCAGGCGCGATCGACACGATCGGCGGCGCGCCGTTGGCAAATATCATTCGCGCCACGCAGCGGCGCGGCTGCGTCACCTGTTGCGGGATGCTGGCCGGCTCGGAGGTTCCGCTGAGCGTGTTCCCCTTCATCCTCCGTGGCGTGACGCTGGCCGGCATCGATTCCGCGGAATGCCCGACGGAGAATCGACCCGCCCTCTGGAAGCACATGGCCGACGACTGGCGACCGGCAATGTTGGATCAATTGGCGAACGTGGTCGAACTCGATGAAGTCGGCTACGCGGCGGAACTTAATCTGCGCGGCGAAGTCATTGGCCGCGTCGTCGTGCGAGTAAACTGA
- the trxA gene encoding thioredoxin gives MAGNVLEITEANFDSEVLKSKEPVLVDFWAPWCGPCRQIAPVVEQLAAEYQGAVKVGKINVDDAQKLAGNYGVNSIPTLMIFKGGQVIEQFVGLQGKPKLQAALDAAKG, from the coding sequence GTGGCAGGCAATGTATTGGAAATCACCGAAGCCAACTTCGATTCCGAGGTCTTGAAGTCCAAGGAACCGGTCCTGGTCGACTTCTGGGCCCCCTGGTGCGGACCTTGCCGCCAGATCGCCCCCGTCGTCGAGCAACTGGCCGCCGAGTACCAGGGCGCCGTTAAAGTGGGCAAGATTAATGTCGACGACGCCCAAAAGCTGGCCGGCAACTATGGGGTCAACAGCATTCCCACGCTGATGATCTTCAAGGGAGGCCAGGTCATCGAACAATTTGTCGGCCTGCAAGGCAAGCCAAAGCTGCAGGCCGCGCTGGACGCCGCCAAGGGCTGA